A region of the Flintibacter sp. KGMB00164 genome:
GGGTGGCCTCCAGCTTGGCAAGACGGTTGGCAAGGTGCTCTTCCTTTTTCTCCATGTTCTCCGTCTTGCGGTCCAGGTTCTCTTCCTTCTGCTGCAGGCGGCGCTCCTGCTTCTGCAGGTCGGCGCGGCGCTCTTTCTCTTCCTGTTCGTACTCGTTGCGGGCCTTCAGGATCTCTTCCTTGGCCTCTACCAGGGCTTCCCGCTTTTTGCTCTCGGCGCTCTTATAGGCGTCGTTGACAATGCGGGTGGCCTCTTCCTCGGCGGAGCCGATCTCACGCTCCGCGGTGGCCTTTCTCCGCTGGTATCCAAACAAGCTGCCGACGATAAACATCACCACAGCCACCAGAATACCTTCGATTACATAATATATCATATTGGTCTCTTACACCTCCAAAAAATTCAGCATCATATCTTCGCGGCGGACGGCCGCGCACTGTGTTTTTGCCGGGCATCCCGGCAAAAGACTTGACAGCATAAAATGAGCCGCAAGGCAAAGCCGCTCACCGCGTCTTTCATCCTTGCGACAACTGAAAAACGTCCCCCAAGTTTTTCATTTTTGTCCTGTACATATTGTAAAGGCAAGCTGGGTTTATGTCAAGATTTATTCATATTTGGAACAAAACCTTTCCCTCTTTCCCCGAGCAGCCTGCCCTCTCCGGGGTTTCTCTAGGTCGCTGGGTTAAAATTGGCAGAAAAATCAGTTTTGCGCCGGAAATTTGGCCGTTTTTTCTCAAATAAATCTCTGTTCTTTTGTCAGGGAGTATGATAATATGATACCCGAGTATTTTTCGCTTTGGGCGCGGGATCGGACCGCGCCGGCGCAGAGAAGAGAAGGAGCGTACCATGATCACTGTTACCGATCTGGGCCTGCAGTACGGCGGGTCCCCCCTGTTTTCCCACGTGGATCTCCAGTTCACCCGGGGCAACTGCTACGGCATCATCGGCGCAAACGGCGCCGGTAAGTCCACCTTTCTGAAGATCCTGTCTGGAGACCTGGAGTCTACCTCCGGTGAGGTCTCCATCCTGCCCAACATCCGTATGTCTGTGCTGAAGCAGGACCAGAACGCCTATGACGCCTACAACGTGATGGATACCGTCATCATGGGCAACCAGCGCCTCTACGATATCGGCAAGCAGAAGGAAGCTCTGTACGCCAAAGAGGAGATGACCGACGAGGACGGCATGCTGGCCTGCCAGCTGGAGGAGGAGTATGCCGAGCTGGGCGGCTGGGAGGCCGAGAGCGATGCGTCCCGCATCCTCCAGGGCCTTGGCATCGGCACTGACCTGCACTACAACGACATGGCCACCCTGGACGCCCGTCTGAAGGTGAAGGTACTGCTGGCCCAGGCTCTGTTCGGCAACCCCGACCTGCTGATGATGGACGAGCCCACCAACAACCTGGACATCGACGCGGTCAACTGGCTGGAGGACTTCCTGCTGGACTTCCCCGGCACCGTCATCGTGGTCAGCCATGACCGTCACTTCCTCAACACCGTGTGTACCCACATTGTGGATATCGACTACGGCAAGATCAAGATGTACGTGGGCAACTACGACTTCTGGTATGAGTCCTCCCAGCTGGTGCAGCAGCTCATCAAGAACCAGAACAAGCGCAACGAGGAGAAGATCAAGGAGCTGCAGGACTTTATCTCCCGCTTCTCCGCCAACAAGTCCAAGTCCAAGCAGGCTACCGCCCGGCGTAAGCTGCTGGATAAGCTCACCGTGGAGGAGATGCCCGCCTCCTCCCGCCGCTATCCCTGGGTGGCCTTCTCTCCCGACCGTGAGGTGGGCAAGGACATCCTCTTTGTCACCGACGTGTCCAAGACCATCGACGGCGTGAAGGTGCTGGATAAGGTGTCCTTCATCGTGGGCCACGGGGACAAGATCGCCTTTGTGGGTGACAATGAGAACGCCCACACCGCTCTCTTTAAGATCCTGGCCGGCGAGATGGAGCCCGATGAGGGCACCGTGAAGTGGGGTCAGACCGCCACCTTCTCCTACTTCCCCAAGGACAACACCCCCTACTTCCAGGACAACGACGACAATCTGGTGCAGTGGCTGCGCCAGTTCTCCCCCGATCCCCAGGAGCAGTACCTGCGCGGCTTCCTGGGCCGGATGCTCTTCTCCGGCGACGAGGTATATAAGGCGGTGAAGGTGCTCTCCGGTGGTGAGAAGGTGCGCTGCATGCTCTCCCGGATGATGCTCTCCGGCGCCAACGTGCTCATGCTGGACCAGCCCACCAACCATCTGGATCTGGAGTCCATCGCCGCCCTGAACAAGGGCCTGGAGATGGTCAAGTGCAACGTTCTGGTGGCCTCCCACGACCATCAGCTCATCCAGACCGTGTGTAACCGCATCTTTGACTTCACCGCTGACGGAAAACTCGTCGACCGTATGATGACCTATGATGAGTATCTGGAGAGCCAAAAGCCCCAATAATCTCCAAAAATTGCCCATTTCTTTGGCGAAGCCAACCCCCTCCGGTATGGTCCGGAGGGGGTTTTTTGTCAGATTGGAGAAAATATTAAGGGCAGATGAGATTTTTGTAAAATCGGTTGACGCGGACCGGTTTCTTTCCTATAATGCTAGATGTAGGAAGTTGCGAGTAAAGAGTACAGAGAGGTAGAAATGCCATGGGAGCATCTGTGCCCAGGTCGGCGGGGATCGGCCTGATCGGACAATGGAATATGAAAAAACAATGACATGACCTGCGCGCCCTGCCGGCACGTGGGCTATGTCTTTTTTCTTTTTTATCCCTGCGCGGTTGGAATACGGCACGCCTCTGCTCCGCCGTTTTCCAGCATGATTTACCCCAAAACGCAAAAAATGTTTGTAAGAGAGAAAGAGGAGGAATCCTGAGATGCAAATGTCAGACTTTCTGGGACTTCTGGGCGGCCTGGCGCTATTCCTGTACGGCATGCAGATGATGAGCTCCGGCCTGGAGGCCGCAGCCGGCAGCCGTATGAAAATGATTTTGGAGCGACTGACTGCCAACCGCTTTTTGGGCGTGCTGGTAGGCGCGGCCATCACCGCCGTTATTCAGTCGTCCTCCGCTACCACAGTCATGGTGGTTGGCTTTGTTAACGCGGGCATGATGACCCTCAATCAAGCGGTCTGGATCATCATGGGTGCCAACATCGGTACCACCGTCACCGGCCTGCTCATCGCCCTGGACGTGGGTGAGCTGGCTCCCCTGTTCGCCTTTGTAGGCGTGGCCCTGGTGGTCTTTGTGAAAAAGCCCCAGCTGCAGCACATCGGTCAGATCCTGGCCGGTCTGGGCGTGCTGTTCATCGGTATGGACATGATGAGCTCTGCCATGTCTCCCCTTCGGGAGTCTGAGGCCTTCATCAACCTCATGTCCACCTTCTCCAACCCCCTGCTGGGCATCCTGGCCGGCGCCGGCTTCACCGCCGTCATCCAGTCCTCCTCCGCCTCGGTGGGTATCCTTCAGGCCCTGGCCAACAGCGGCGTGATCGGCCTGCCCAGCGCGGTGTTCGTGCTGTTCGGTCAGAACATCGGCACCTGTATCACTGCCGTGCTGGCCTCCATCGGCACCAGCCGCAACGCCAAGCGTGCCACCATCATCCACCTGATGTTCAACATCATCGGTACCTGTATTTTCACCATTCTGTTCCTGGTCTTCCCCATCGCCTATGTGATCGATGGTTCCCTGACCCTCCCTGGCTCCCTGGGACAGACCATTGCGGGACTCATGCCTGCCTCCCACGCCGGACAGATTGCTCTGGTGCACACCAGCTTCAACATCATCACCACCATCATCCTGCTGCCTCTGGGCAACTACCTGGCCAAGGCTGCGGTGAAGATCCTGCCCGAGCGTCCCGAGGACAAGGCCGACCAGCTCCACCTGGAGTACCTCACCCCCATCCAGATCAGCAGCAAGGACGGCGGCCTGGGTGTGTCCGCCATCTATGTGGACCAGATGCAGCATGAGCTGCGCCGCATGATGGAGATGGCCAAGGACAACGTGGAGGCCAGCTTCCGCTCCGTGCTGAACCGTGACGAGGAGGAGTTGGAACAGGTAGAGAAGACTGAGGAGTACCTGGACTTCCTGAACAAGGAGATCTCCCTGCACGTCTCCCGCCTGATCACCTACGAAACCAACGAGAAGGCCTCCGCCGTGGTCAGTAGCTTCTTTACCATCTCCGGCAACATCGAGCGCATCGGCGACCACGCCGACAACCTGGCCGGTTACACCCGGATGCTCAACAAGCGCAACATCTCCTTTACCGGCGTGGCTCACGATGAGATTTCCGCCATGCGAGATATCTGCCTGGAGGGCATCAACGACCTGCTCTCTCTCAACGCCGGCAATGTGGAGTGGCTGGCCGATGTCTCTGCCCTGGAGCAGCGCATCGACGACATGACCAGCGACTACCGCCGCAACCACCTGGAGCGTATGCGTGACGGCGAGTGCTCTGACGAGGCCTGTATCCTCTACTCCGAGCTGCTCACCGACTTTGAGCGCATCGGCGACCATATTCTGAACATTGCCCAGGAGATGGCCAAGGTTCAGGAGCACATCTGATTTCCCCACAAAAAAATCGCCCGTCCAAAGACGGGCGATTTTTTCATGCCTGAGGCAGCTTCCCAATGGGGAATTCCAGCACACCGGCGGCCCCGGCGGCGATCTCATACTTATCAAAGACCACCACCACGGTGCCGTCCTCTTGGAGATAGAAGTCCTCCTTCTCCTCCAGCAGCGCCTCCAGGTCTACGTCGTCAAAGAGCAGGGCCTTCTGCTCCTGGTCCCACTGGGACAGCTGCTCTTCCACCGCCGCCGCACCCTGGGCGGCCCAGTTGGGGCCCAGAACATCCCGCAGGGTCAGACTCTGGCCGGTCTCCAGGTCCAGGTTGTAGAAGTACTGCCGGAAGTAGGCGCTGGCCAGACTCTCCGTCTTGGTGACCACAAAGGAGGCCCACTGATCCGTGACAGACTTCACCTGATAGTCCACCTGGATCTGGATGGGCTGGAAGGTGTCCGGGTCTCCTCCTGTGTCCAGATAGGCCTGGTAATACTCCCGTGCCCGCTCCTTGCTCTCATCCACCTCCCGGCTGAGCACTGCGCTGATCTCCAGATTCACCCGCTGCTCCAGGCTGCTGTCCCCGGTGTTTTCGATCTCAGGCAGCTGGACCTGCACGTAGCTGGTCTCCTCCCGGCTCTCATAGGCCTGCCCGGTGAGGATCCGGCACAGCTGGCCTAATACCGGCACATCGTCCACCGCCGCGGCCACCGCCGGGGATGTGAGCACCACAAAGCAGGCGCACAGTCCGGCCGCGGCCGCAGCCGCCCGCTTCAGTCCCCGGCGGGGCAGCCTGGGCCGGCAGCCCGCCTGGATGGCGTCCTCCACTGCTCCCTCCAGTTCCGGTGGGGTGGGAATATCCCGGTAGGCCTGACGGCACTGTTCCATGGCATGGGAAAAACGGTCCTGTTTTTCTGTCATATCATCCCTCCTGCAAGCTCTCCCGCAATTTCTTCAGCCCCTTGTACAGGCGGCTCTTCACCGTGCTGAGATTGGTCCCGGTGATCTCCGCGATTTCGCTCAGCTGCATCTCCTCGTAAAAGCGCAGCAGCACCACGGTCTTGAGTTTGGGAGAGAGCCGATCGATGGCCTGCTGCAGAGCCTCCCGGTCCTCCAGCGCGCTCTCCTGGCTGCTCTGGATCTGCTCGGGCGGCTCAGCCAGATAAATGACCCGCCGGTTCTGCCGCAGGAAGGACAGGCACTCCCGCACCAGAATACGGTAAAACCAGCTGCGCACCGCCTCCGGCTCCCGCAGGCTCTCCCAGTGCTGCAGGGCTTTGACCACGGCGTCCTGTACCAGATCCATGGCCAGATCCCGGTCTCCCACGTATTGATAGGCCAAGCGATAAAAATAAGTTTGATTTTCCCGGATATAGCCTACCAAGCGTTCCCGTACATCCTGCCCCGTAGTCTCCCCCTCCTTTCACTCATTCATAAGACGCACCACCCGACCGGAAAGTTTGCCCGGGGACGTTCTTTTTTAAAAAAGCGTGCGCTGTGGAGATTCCACAGCGCACGCTCCGCTCTCTTATCAAATTTCCTTCGCAGCTCTTACGAAGATGCCTTACAGGCTCAGAGCCTCCTTGACCTTGCCGATAATCAGCTCAGCAATGTCGCGGGAAGCGTCGGTGGACTGGGCGCCCAGGTGAGGAGTGACGATGAAGTTATCGCACTCGAACAGGGGGGAGTCGAAGGAAGCGCCCTCGGTCAGGCCGCCGGCAGCCAGCTCATTCTCCATAACGTCGGAGGCATAGCCGCCGATCTTGCCGGCCTTCAGAGCCTCGTACATATCCTTCTCGTTGACGATACCGCCGCGGGCCATGTTCAGAACCACAGCGTCGTTCTTCATCTCAGCGATGGACTTGGCATTGAACAGGTCCTTGGTCTCGGGGGTCAGAGGCATGTGGATGGTGACATAGTCAGCAGTCTTCAGCACCTCGTCGATGCTCATGCTGGTGGCCTGCTGCTCCTCAAACACGTGAGC
Encoded here:
- a CDS encoding DUF3298 and DUF4163 domain-containing protein translates to MTEKQDRFSHAMEQCRQAYRDIPTPPELEGAVEDAIQAGCRPRLPRRGLKRAAAAAAGLCACFVVLTSPAVAAAVDDVPVLGQLCRILTGQAYESREETSYVQVQLPEIENTGDSSLEQRVNLEISAVLSREVDESKERAREYYQAYLDTGGDPDTFQPIQIQVDYQVKSVTDQWASFVVTKTESLASAYFRQYFYNLDLETGQSLTLRDVLGPNWAAQGAAAVEEQLSQWDQEQKALLFDDVDLEALLEEKEDFYLQEDGTVVVVFDKYEIAAGAAGVLEFPIGKLPQA
- a CDS encoding RNA polymerase sigma factor, with the protein product MVGYIRENQTYFYRLAYQYVGDRDLAMDLVQDAVVKALQHWESLREPEAVRSWFYRILVRECLSFLRQNRRVIYLAEPPEQIQSSQESALEDREALQQAIDRLSPKLKTVVLLRFYEEMQLSEIAEITGTNLSTVKSRLYKGLKKLRESLQEG
- a CDS encoding ATP-binding cassette domain-containing protein, which translates into the protein MITVTDLGLQYGGSPLFSHVDLQFTRGNCYGIIGANGAGKSTFLKILSGDLESTSGEVSILPNIRMSVLKQDQNAYDAYNVMDTVIMGNQRLYDIGKQKEALYAKEEMTDEDGMLACQLEEEYAELGGWEAESDASRILQGLGIGTDLHYNDMATLDARLKVKVLLAQALFGNPDLLMMDEPTNNLDIDAVNWLEDFLLDFPGTVIVVSHDRHFLNTVCTHIVDIDYGKIKMYVGNYDFWYESSQLVQQLIKNQNKRNEEKIKELQDFISRFSANKSKSKQATARRKLLDKLTVEEMPASSRRYPWVAFSPDREVGKDILFVTDVSKTIDGVKVLDKVSFIVGHGDKIAFVGDNENAHTALFKILAGEMEPDEGTVKWGQTATFSYFPKDNTPYFQDNDDNLVQWLRQFSPDPQEQYLRGFLGRMLFSGDEVYKAVKVLSGGEKVRCMLSRMMLSGANVLMLDQPTNHLDLESIAALNKGLEMVKCNVLVASHDHQLIQTVCNRIFDFTADGKLVDRMMTYDEYLESQKPQ
- a CDS encoding Na/Pi cotransporter family protein, with product MQMSDFLGLLGGLALFLYGMQMMSSGLEAAAGSRMKMILERLTANRFLGVLVGAAITAVIQSSSATTVMVVGFVNAGMMTLNQAVWIIMGANIGTTVTGLLIALDVGELAPLFAFVGVALVVFVKKPQLQHIGQILAGLGVLFIGMDMMSSAMSPLRESEAFINLMSTFSNPLLGILAGAGFTAVIQSSSASVGILQALANSGVIGLPSAVFVLFGQNIGTCITAVLASIGTSRNAKRATIIHLMFNIIGTCIFTILFLVFPIAYVIDGSLTLPGSLGQTIAGLMPASHAGQIALVHTSFNIITTIILLPLGNYLAKAAVKILPERPEDKADQLHLEYLTPIQISSKDGGLGVSAIYVDQMQHELRRMMEMAKDNVEASFRSVLNRDEEELEQVEKTEEYLDFLNKEISLHVSRLITYETNEKASAVVSSFFTISGNIERIGDHADNLAGYTRMLNKRNISFTGVAHDEISAMRDICLEGINDLLSLNAGNVEWLADVSALEQRIDDMTSDYRRNHLERMRDGECSDEACILYSELLTDFERIGDHILNIAQEMAKVQEHI